A stretch of DNA from Halorubrum sp. BOL3-1:
GGCGAATGCGTTCACCATCTTACCACCTCATCTCCGCGGGAACAGTCACGTCTGTCGTGCCGAAGTTGCGGTATAACACGAGTATGATGCCGATACCGATGGCGACCTCGGCGGCGGCGAGCGCGATGACGAACAGCGCGAACACCTGCCCCGTGAGGTCGCCGTAGTACAGCGCGAACGCGACGAAATTTATATTTGCTGCGTTCATCATGAGCTCGACGCTCATGAGGAAGTACAGCGCGTTCCGCCGCGTCAGCACGCCGAACAGTCCGATACAGAACACGGCCGACGCCAACAGTAGATACCACGACGGCGGGATCGAAGCGGCGATGGCGGTCACCGCCGCTCACCTCTGTCGGTGATCGCCTGTCCGAGCGCGGAGACGACGGAGTCGTCTTCCTCGCGTTTCGCGAGGTAAACGGCGCCGTCGACCGCGACGTCGAGCGCGACCGCGGCGATCAGGAAGGCGGCGAGGAACCCCTCGGCCCCGATCGTTGCGACGTCGTACCCACCGAGATTGAACAGGGAGTAACCGATGTTGTGAACGACAGAAGCGTCCGCTGGGAACCCGGAGAACTCGGCGTCGAACGCCGCCGCGTTGACCGTCGCGACCAACACGGCGAACAGGGCGCCGACCGCGACTGCGGGCGCAATCTTCGACCCGCGGCTCTCGTCGTTGCTCACGCGCGACTCACCTCCGTTTCGGAATCCGACCGCGTGAGCATCACGGCGAACGTGACCAGGATGAGGACCCCGCCCACGTAGACGAGGATCTGCATGGCGGCGATAAACTCCGCCCGCAGCATCACGTAGTGCACCGCGACGCTCGTGAGGGCTCCGCCCAGAAGCAGCGCGGCGTGGAACACGTCGCGCGCCAGGACGACCCCGAGGGCGAACGCCAGCGTAACCGCGGCGAACAGCCCGAACGCGATGGTGACTTCAACCATTGTGTTTGTCTCCTATGAGAACCCTTTTGAAGATTTCGAGACGCTACTGGTAGTCGACCTCGCCGTCGCCCTCCCCGATCCATGCACCGCGATCGGGATTCCGGGACTCCAGCGGGTCGATCTCCTTGTACCACGGGACGTTCTTGAGCTGTTCTTTGTTGAACACGAAGTCGTCTTTCGTGTCCGCGGTGAACTCGAAGTTCTGCGTCAACAGGATGGCGTCGACCGGACAGACCTCCTCGCAGAGCCGACAGTAGATACACTGCCCGATATGAAGATTGTACTGCTCGCCGTTGCGCTGGTCGTCCTGAACGATCTGGATCGTGTCGTTCGGACAGACGTTCTCGCACTGTCGACACCAGATGCAACGCTCTTGGCTGAACTTATGGACCCCGCGGAACCGCGGGCTCACCTCGGGCGCGTCCTCCGGGTATTCCACGGTGAACGTCTTCCCGTCCAGCGCGTGTTTCATCGTCGTCGCCATGGATTTCATGAGTCCGATCATGTTACGCGATCACCCCCACGATTACGGCCGTGAGAACCAGGTTCGCGAACGACAGCACCAGCATACCTTTCCAGCCGATCTCGATCAGCTGATCGATCCGGACGCGGGGTATCGCCGCGCGGGCCCACTGCGTGAACAGGAAGAAGCCCCAGATCTTCACCACGAACCAGATGAAGCCGATACTCTCCGGACCGGGCCCGGAGGCGCCGCCCAGGAACGTCACGGCGAGGATCGCACCGCCGAGGAAGATGTGGACGAACTCCCCGAGGTAGAAGAGGACGAAGTACGCCGAGGAGTACTCCGTCTGGTACCCCCCGACGATCTCCGTCGGCGCCTCGGGGATGTCGAACGGGTTCCGGCCGATCTCGGCCATGTTCGCCGTGAGGAACAGCACGAACGCGAACGGGTTCACGAACGCGTACCACGACGGGATGGCGACGCCACCGATCGTCACGAGCGCCTCCGTCTGCGCGCCGACAATACCGCTCATCTGGAGTGTTCCAGCGAATATCACCGCCGACATCGCCGTGACGATGAGCGGGATCTCGTACGCGAGGTTCTGCGCGACGGCGCGGAGCCCGCCGAGAAGCGAGTACTTGTTGTTCGACGCGTAGCCGGCCATCACCAGCGAGACGGACGCGATCGACGCGAACGCGAACACCAGCGCGAACCCGACCTCCGGGTCCGCGAGGTGGAGGTTGATCGGACCAATGTGTCCCATCGGGATGACGGAGAAGCCGAGCAGCGCGGACGCCGGCAGGATGATCGGCGCGATGTCCCACGAGGGACGGTCGACGCCCTCGGGGATGATGAGCTCCTTCGCGAGGAGTTGGACGGCGGCCGCCGGGATGATGAGCAGGCCGTAGGGACCGATCCGGTCAACCGCGATCCGGTCGGTGAACGCGGCCGTGATCTTCCGTTTCGCCCACGGGCCCGCGATGCCCGTGAACGCGAGGATGATGTTCCCGACGACGAACGCGGCGACCAGCGAGGCCGCGACCTCACCGATCACGCTGTCGAGTCCGAGCGTGTCCACGATGAACTCGGGAAACAGCTGTGCGGGCGCCGCGCCCATCAGCGGTCCACCTCCCCGAGGACGACGTCGAGGCTACCGAGCGCGGCGATGACGTCGGGGATGTACTCCCCGTTCGCCATCTCCGGCAGCGTCTGGAGGTTCGAGAAGCACGGCGACCGGATCTTGAACCGGGCGGGCTTGTCCGTCCCATCGGCGCGGATGTAGATGCCGAGCTCGCCCTTCGCACCCTCGACGGCGCGGTAGATCTCGGTGTCGTCGTCCGGGCGCAGCGTGCGCGGCACGTTCGCCTGAATGTTCCGCTCGTCTTCGGGCCAGTCTTCGAGCAGGTCGACGCACTGCCCGATGATCTTCGCGGACTCCTCGACCTCGCGCATCCGGACGAGCAGGCGGCTGAAGTTGTCACAACCGTCCTCGGTGACGACGTCCCAGTCGAGCTCGTCGTAGTAGCCGTACGGGTCGTCGCGGCGCAGGTCGTAGTCGACCCCCGAGCCGCGGCCGACGGGTCCGGTCGCGCCGTAGTTCTTCGCGACCTCCGGCGGGAGGACACCGGTGTCGATCGTCCGCATCTGGAAGATCTCGTTCGAGGTGATCAGGTTGTGGTACTCCTCGATCGACTCCGGCAGCTGGTCGAGGAAGTCGCGGGTGTCCGAAAAGAACGCCTCGCGGTCCTCCGGAAGGTCCCAGACGACGCCGCCGAGCCGGAAGTAATTGAACATCAGCCGCTGGCCCGTCAGGTCCTCCAAGAGGTTCTGGACGCGCTCGCGGTCGTTGATGGCGTACATGAACGTCGCCGTGAAATCCCCGTTGATGTCGAGCGCGAACGTCGCCAGCGCGAGCATGTGCGCGGCAATCCGACACATCTCCGCGCCCATCGTTCGGATGACCTGCGCGTACTCGGGGACCTCGATGTCCGCGAGGTCCTCGGCCGCGCGGGCGTACGCCCACTCGTTGAGCAGGCCCGCCGAAATGTAGTCCCAGCGGTCCGGGTACGGCATGATCTGGTGGCGGTACGTGCCCGACTGCGCCATCTGCTCCTCGCTGCGATGGAGGTAGCCGATGTCCGGCTCGACGTCGACGACCTGTTCGCCGTCGAGGACCGTCTTCAGGTGGAGGACGCCGTGTGTCGCCGGGTGGTGCGGCCCGATGTTGAGGAACATCGTGTCGGACTTCTCGTCTCTGTGATGGTCCTCCAGCGGGTTCGCGTGCTCCGGCAGCGTGGCGATCTGCGGCCGGTCCTTGTCGTAGTCCATCGACAGGGGGTGGCCCTGCCAGGTCTCGGGCAGCAGGATCCGACGGAGGTCGGGATGGCCCTCGTACTCGACGCCGATCAGGTCGTACGCCTCCCGCTCGTGCCAGTCGGCGGTGCGGAAGACGGGTTCGGCCGTCTCGGAGACGGGGTTATCCTTGTCCGCGGGGACGACGACGCTGACTTCTTGGGTGGGATCGTCGTACTTCTTCAGGTGGTAGATCGATTCGTAGCGGTTCTCGTACTCCTGTGCGGAGACGACCGAGAGGTGGTCGTACCCCGCCTGCTGTTTCAGGGTCGAGAGCGTTTCCTGGACGGTGTCCGGGCGGATGACGAACCCGGGCGCGTTCAGATGGTCGTCGCGGGCGACGACGAGGTCACCGAGCAGCGCCTCCAGCTCGTCGGGCGTGCGCTCGACCGCCGCGTCGTCGGTGGTGTCCGGTCGTTCGAGGCTCATGGCGAATCAGCGAAATTGTACCGCATGACGAGTTCGTCCTCGCCGATCTGGTCGGTCAGCTTGTCGACGAGCTCGTCGCGTTCGAGGTCCGAGAACTCCTGTAGCTCGTACGGCTTGACGGTGACGGGCGCGGCCTCGCCGTTGGCGACGCGCTCCTGCAGCTTCACGACGCCGTAGACGAGCGCCTCGGGGCGAGGCGGGCAGCCGGGGACGTGGATGTCGATCGGGATGACCTCCTCGGCGCCCTTGATCACGTTGTACCCCTCCTGGAACGGGCCGCCGGAGATGGTACACGAACCCATGCCGACGACGAACTTCGGCTCGGGCATCTGGTCGTAGACGCGCTTCATCCGCGGGGCGAACTTCGAGACGATCGTTCCGGGGACGATCATCACGTCGGCCTGTCGCGGCGAGGCGCGGGGGACGCCCGACCCGAAGCGGTCGAGGTCGTGTTTCACCGCGTAGGTGTGCATCATCTCGATGCTACAGCAGGCGATACCGAACTGCAACATGAACATCGAGGAGCCCCGACACCAGTTCAGGAACTTGTCGAACTTGGTGAGGATGAACGGCGAGGAGCCGAACGCCTCCCGGAGCCGGGAGTTGAAGCGGTCTCCCTGTCCGGTCATCCGGGCGTCTCTGGTCTCGGTCACGACCTGCGATTCGTCGGTGATAAACGGTTGATCGCTGCTCATTAGTTGAGTTCCTCCGTCGTTTTTCTGCTGGTCGCACGGGGGCTGCGGGCCCAGCTGATCGCCCCCGACCGCCACGCCCAGACGAGTCCGACCGCGAGGATTCCGACGAACGCCAACATCGGCCACAGCAGGTCAGTCATCGGAACGCCGGCCTGGACGGCCGGGCGGTAGATGACCGCCCACGGGAACAGCAACACGGTCTCGATGTCGAACACGACGAACAACAGCGCGACCATGTAGTACTGGATGTTGAACCGGATCCGCGTCCCGCCCGTCGGGGTCTCGCCGGACTCGTAGGTGGTACTTTTACCGGTCTCAGGCACGCTCGGACGGAGCAACGCCGACACTGTCATCATCGCTATCGGGATGAGCAGGCCGACGACCGCCAAGGCGCCAATCGCTATCCAATCGCTCATATAGGTCTCCGTAACACGCTAGGATTTGGACCGCCCCCTGATAAGCGTTGAGTCTTGTGCGTCCACGGGTGTGCGGGCCGGTACCGGCGGTTCACGGGCAGAACCGGAGGTACAGCGGCGGACTCGCACGGGGGCCGGAGGCGAAGGCGTTCCGTTACCGGTCGCGGAACTCGTCGACGCCCAGGTCGTGGAGGTCGGCCGAGACGTCCGCAACGCCCGCCTTCTGGTTCTCGTGGAGGTCGACCAGCCGTTCCGCGACGGTCTCGTGTTCGCGGCCGAGCACCTGTGCGGCGGAGAGAGCGGCGTTGTACGACTTCCCGGCGTCCACCGCGACGATCGGTGCGCCGGTCGGCATCCCGATCACGGAGTCGACGGACTTCTCCTGAACGGGCACCCCGATCACGGGGACGGGATACGCGATCGAGGCGGTCATGTTCGGCAGGTCGGCCGACTTCCCGCCCGCGCCCGCGATGATGACGTTGAGACCGCGGTCGGTTGCCGTCTCGCCGTACGCGTACATCAGCTCCGGCGTCCGGTGCGCGGAGACGACGTAGCTTTCGTAGGTGAACCGCGCGTCCGGCGCGTCGTCGAAGTCGGTCTGCTCCGCGAAGGCGAGGTCGTCAAGCGCGTCGTACGCGTCCTCCATGACGGGGAGGTCCGAGTCCGACCCCATGATGATCCCAACGTCGGGGGTCATCTCCGGGTCGGCGTCCGATTCCGCCTCCGATTCGAGTCGGTCGATGAGGTCGTCGACGGTGGTCACAGACGCCGTTTTGACGGAGAGCCATATGGAACCCCCGGATACGGCGAGGACCGCGACCGGCAGGTTACAGGTACGGTCGAAGGAGGTCGCCGTCGTGGAGGTCGTTCGGTACCGCGTCGAACCACCGGGCCGCCCGGATCTCGTCCGCGGCGGCGCCGAGTGTGTCGGCGTTGGGGATTGTCCCGTCGGCGCTTCCCGTGAAAACGACGTAGTCGGCCTCGAACGCGACCGCGTCGCTCGCGGCGTCGACGTAGGTCTGTTCGACGACGACCAGTGAGCCGCCGATCGTCGCGTCCAGTCCCGTCTCCTCGCTGACTTCGCGCTCCGCGGCCGCCGAGAGCGACTCGCCGGGTTCGACCGCGCCGCCCGGCGGGAGCCAGCCGTCGGACCACGCGTTCCGGACGAGCGCGATCCGACCGTCCGAGTCGCGGACGCGGGCGGCCGCCGCGGTCGCGGTCCCCTCCTCGGCCCACCGGCGGAGCGCATCGATCCGGTCGGTCGGGAGACGGAGGGTCTGTCGCTCGCGCGGAACGTCGGCGTCGACCATCCGAATCAGTCGGTCCGGAACGTCAGCCCGTCGCGCAGTTCGCGCGCCCGGTCAAGCAGCGCGTCGCGCTCGTCGAGCGAGACGCCATCCGGGTCGAAGTCGCCGTCCGTCACCGTGAGGTGGCCCATCTTCCGGAGCGGGTAGACGTCGTCTTTGCCGTACCAGTGGAGGGCGGCGTCGGGCGCGTCGAGGACGGACTCGACGCCTCGGAGCGTGGCCGGCCGCGTCTCGTGAACGTCTCCGAGAACGTTGGCGGTCACCGCGGGCGCGACGAGGTCCGTGGGGCCGAGCGGCCGGCCGAGGACCGCGCGGACGTGGTTCTCGAACTGCGAGGTGCGCGCGCCCTCGATCGTCCAGTGGCCGGAGTTGTGCGGGCGCGGCGCGATCTCGTTGACCGAGACGTCCCCCTCGCGGGTCTCGAACAGCTCGATCCCGTAGACGCCGCGGCCGTCGAGCACGTCGAGCACGTCGCGGGCGACCGACTCGGCCTCCGCGACGACCGCGTCGTCGGCGCGGGCGGGCGACACGCTCTCGCGGAGGATCTCCTCGCGGTGGACCGTCTCCGTGACCGGATAGGTCCGGGTCTCGCCGTCGGCGCCCTTCAGCCCCATCACGGCGATCTCGCGCTCGAAGTCGAGGAACTCCTCGGCCATCGCGTTCCCGCCGACCTCGGCGAGCGCGTCGGCCGCGTCCGCGGGATCGTCGACCGGGACGTTCCCGCGGCCGTCGTAGCCGCCCTCGCGGGCCTTCAGCATGACGCCGTCGAACTCCTCGACGACGCGTTCGAGCCCCTCGGCGGTCGCGACCGCGACGAACTCGGGGACGGGGATCCCGGCGTCCGCGAGCGCCTCCTTCTGGACGAGCTTGTCCTGGATCGTTTCGAGGGTGGCCGGGTCGGGGTGGACCGGCACGCCGTGCTCCTCGCTCGCGGCCGCGAGGACCGTCGGGTCCGCGAGTTCGATCTCGAACGTGAGGGCGTCGACGCGGCTCGCGAGCTCATGGATCGCGTCCGCGTCATCGAAGTCACCGACGATCTGGTCGCTCGCGACGGGCGCCGCCGGACAGTCGGGCGTCGGGTCCAACACGACGAGGTCGACGCCCAGCGGCGCGGCGGCCTCGGCCATCATTCGGCCCAGCTGTCCCCCGCCGACGACGCCGAGCGTCGGTCCAGGCAGAGTGGTCGACATACACGAGCCGGTACTGGACAGAAGTGAATAAGTATTACCAAAAATAGCAGCGGATAGGCATAAATGCGGATCGATCAGCCTCGATGAGGACGGGTCGGCGCTGGGGCCGAACACGGGGCCCGGACTACTCCCGGCGTAACAGCAGGAACCCGCCGGCCACGACGAGCAGTAGGCTCACGAGGCCGACGACCTGCGTGAGACCGACGCCGAACCCTTCGAGCGGCGACCCGCCCTCGTCGGAGGCGTCGACATCGTTCGCGTCGTTAGCCGCTGCGTCGGAGCTGTCGCTCGACTCCGCGTCGGACGACGTCGACTCGACGACCGACACGGTTCCCGCCTCGGTCGAGCCGACGGCGACCTCGTACTCGCCGGTCTCGGGGAACTCCGGCGTGAACGTGACGCGTCGGGTCGCGTCGGCGGGGACCGTGATCGTCCGGTCGTCCACGAGTTCGCCGTTGATCCGGAGGTCGACGTTCGTCGTCCCCTCGGCGTCGCCCGCGTTCCGCAGTTCGACGACCACCTCCGTCGCGCGCTCCGGGGCCACCTCTTCGGTTCCGAGCGCGGCGTCCGCGACCGTCACGTCCGACTGCGGACCGCCGACGGCGAAGTACGAGAAGCCGGGCGTCTCGGCGACGTAGGTGCCGTTCCCCTCGTAGGCCGTCGGCAGCTCGTGCCACCGGTTGTTGTGGTAGCGGTACAGCGCGACGTCATCGGGCGATTCGGTGTCGGAGAACGCCGACATCTCCGTCTCGAAGCGGATCTCCGCGCTGTCGACCTCGCCGGAGTCGAACGTTTCCGACGCGATCTCGAACGCCGAGACGGTCTCCGCGTCCTCGTGGTCGCGCACGTCGTCGGGCATCCCGGCGGGCTCCATCGGCGTCACGTCGAGGTCGAACGAGGTGATATCTGACGACGCAGCGACGGACAGCGCCGAGAGCGTCGCGTTCGACGACGCCGTCTCGTCCGGTAGTTCCGCCTCCACGACTTCGCCGGCGTCGACGGTCCCCGCGGTGAGCGTCGCGGTGTCGTTCGCCGTCTCGACCGACGCCGTCGTCGTCTCGACGGTGTCGCCGGTCGGCGAGGGTGCGACCGCACCGCCGCCGCCAGTGTTAGTGGTACCGCCGTCACCGCCGTCGCCTCCGTCGCCGCCGTCGCTTCCGTCACCGCCGTCGCCGCCGTCGCTTCCGTCACCGCCGTCGCCTCCGTCACCGCCGTCGCCGCCGTCACCACCGTCGCCGCCGTCGCCGCCGTCACCACCGTCGCCGCCGTCGCCTCCGTCACCGACAGTGAGGTCGACACGGCGGACCTCGCCCGGCTCCCACTCGACCGCTTCGTCGGTCCCGGCAACCTCGCCGTTGACGCGGAACTCGACGGTTGCTCCCGCGTCGTCGTTCGTTCCTTCGACGACGAGTTTCTGGTCGAACGCGGACGATCCGCCGTACGCGCCGGTTTGGGTCGTGGTGAGGCTCCCGCGGCGCTCGCCGTCGACGTGCGCGGTGACCTCGACGCCCTCCGGGGCCGGCTCCCCGTCGATGGTGATGTCACCGAAGTAGGCCGCGGGCGTCGGCGGCGGCCCGTCCTGCGCGACGGCCACCGGCGCGCCGGCGACCGCGGAGACGACCAGTAGCGAGGCGATGACGACCGTGATCGGGGTTGAGCGTGTGCGTGACATGAGGGGACGTCCCACACCGGCTCGAACGGAACGCCCGAAAGGGATCGACCCGAAGGGACGCCCGGACGTCGCGGAGGAGGGACGCCTGACAGCAGGTCACCGGTGTAAGTAGTTATTAACCGATTGCTACGATGGATTACCGAACCGGGACGCGGGGTAACGAGTCGTTTCGGCGGCCGACGACGCGCCGACGTCCTCGGGATCCGGGACGCCGACGACGCGGAGCGGTGAGGCGAGTGAACCGCGCGGCGAGATCGGTCGGGGCACGGCGCGAGCGCGAACAATCCCTCGTGTTCGTATGGACATCGGCTAATACATTAGGCGGCGGTAGCCCTGAGAACAGTCATGTTACCAATAGACATGATCGGCAGCGGCGACCGGGGACCCCGCTGTCGCGTCGACGGCGACGGCGGCGGCGACGGCGTCGGCGACAGCGACGGCATCGGCAGCGGCGGACGTGGCGGTGACCGCAACGACGGGCCCGACGACGGTCGCAGCGGTGAGCCTGACGGAGACGACACGGACGGACGCGACGCCCGCACACGGGACGGGGCGTTCGGTCTGGGAGAGTCGGAGCGGGTCGTCGAGCGGGGCGACCTCCTCGAAATTCTCGGCAATCGGCGGCGGCGACTGCTGTGGGCGCTGCTCCACCGCCGCGACGGTCCAATCGATCTCGCTGACGCGTCCCGAGAGGTCGCAGCCCGGGAACGCGGGATCGACCCGGCGGCCGTCACGAGCGAGGAGCGCAAGAGCGTGTACGCGTCGCTCTACCAGCACCACTGTCCCGTGATGAACGAGGCGGGCGCGATCGAGTTCGACCGCGACGAGTCGACCGTCGAGGGGGTCTCCGCCGCCGAACGACAGCGCCTCCTCGACCTCGCGATCGATTCGAGACCGGTCGGCCGGGCGGTCGCCGGCGCGCTCGCGGCCGTCACGGGCGTCGCCGGCGTCGGATGGGCGCTCGGCGCGCCGGTGCTCGGCTCGCTTACCCCGACCGAGTTCGGCGTCGCCGTCGGGGTGAGCGTCGGGGTCTCGATCGTCGCCTACGCGGCGGTCGTCTCGCGTCGGTACCCGGTCCGCCTCAGTGACCTCCTGAGCGCCGCGGACGGACCGGACCGGTGACTCAGACGGAGACCCGCCGGAGGTCGCTTTCGAGTTCGTCGACGAACTCGTTGTACGCCTCCACGAACCCGCGGAACCGGTCCGCGTACTCTCGGACGTCGGCCGCGGAGGGGGACTCGTACTGCGACAGGAGGTAGAGACCTCCCGAGCCGCCGATACGGAGGTACGAGACCGCACCCTCGTCGTACTTCAGCTCCCAGCGGTCGCCCTCGACGCGGGCCGTGAACGTGCCGTAGTCGTCGGCCTCGTACCGGTGGACCTCGCCGGCGATGACCGCGCAGGTGTCGCGGACCTCGTCGAGGACGCGGTCGCGCTCGGCCACCACGCCGTCGGTGGTCGCCGGCTCGGGGAACTCGGCGCTCACGCCGTCGAGGACGCCAGACAGGGACGCGACGTGGTCGTTCCACGCCGCCACGAACGCGGCGTAGTCGTCGAGGGCGGTCGCCAGCGCCGCCGGCTCCGGCGGCTGCTTCGTCGAGATCACGTACGTGTCCGAGCCGGAGTCCGGCGAGAACAGGAGGAACTCCAGCTCGCCCGCCTCGTGTTTCACCGTCCACTCGCCGTTGGGCGTCGAGAGGGTTTCGCGGCCGTAGTCGCCCCCCTGGAGCGTGGCGAGCTGGTAGGCGATCCGCCCCGCGTGGTCGCGCACGGCGGCGACGATTTCGCCGCGGCGCTCCGCCACCGCCGCGGCGTCGCGGACGTCGACGTCGATCCCGATGTCTACCTGCGTCGTCACGGTCTCACTGGGCGCGCCACGGGGTTAATCAGTTCGGGTCGAGCGCGGGCGACGGACTCGCGAGCCCGGTCGAGCGATCGTCTCGCGGACCTGGTTACGCGATCGTCTCGCGGATCTCGCGGAGCCGCTCCGGCTCGTCGACGCCCGACCGGACCACGACCGCGGAGACGGCGTCGCCGTCGGGGATCGGTGCGTCGCCGCTCAGTATCGCGTCCGAACCGGTCTCCTCCGCGAGCCAGCGCCGCCCGTCGGCGATCGCCTCCCGGTTGAGCCACCGGGGCGGGCCGCCGACAACGAGCAGCGTCCGGTCGGCCCGCCCCTCGGGGACGTCGATCGTGTTCTTCCCGCGGGCCGCCTTCCGGATGACCGTCTCGATGGCCGACACGGCGGCGCTCGTGTCGACCTCGGCCGGCTCGGAGGAGCCGAACAGCCCGAGACCGAACCGGGACTCGCTCTCGGTCGACTCCACGTCCTGTGTCGCGTGGCCGATCGCCGCGACCTCGCCGGCGCCGCCCACCACCCGAGCGATGTCGCTCGCGTCGAGCACCTGCTGCGGCGTCGACGCTCCCTGGGACGTCTCGCCGGCGCCGAACAGCGCCGCGATCCGCTCGACCGCGGCCTCGTCGAGCCGGTCGCGGGCCCCGGCGAGCGTCTCGCCGGGACGGAGCCACGCCGCGTTGTCGAACGGAGAAATCGCCGCGCAACGCTCCGAGAGCGCGTCGAGGGTCCGCGCGGCGTTCCGCTCGGCCAGCGGCCGGTGCGGCGTCGCCGGTTCCGTCCCGCTGCCGGACGCGGCGTTCCCGGCCGCCGCGCTCGTCGGGCCCTCGTCGCCGTCCGGTTCCTCGGTCTCGCTCGGGACGGGAAGGAAGCTGAACGCGTAGACGGGGGCGTCGTAGAGCCGCGAGAGCTCCTCCGCGAGCGCGGGCGCCGCGCCCGCCCCGGCCGCGCCGCCGAGTCCGACGACGAGCAGGAACGCCTCCGCGAGCGACGGCCGCTGGTCGTCCATCGCCCTGCCGAGTTCGCTCGCGTGCGCGTCGCCGAGGCGCCGGCCCGCGTGGAGGTCGCCGCCGAGTCCGTCTCCGCCGGCGGCGTCACCGAACCGGTACCGGCGCTCCTCCCCGAGCGCGT
This window harbors:
- the nuoK gene encoding NADH-quinone oxidoreductase subunit NuoK, whose amino-acid sequence is MTAIAASIPPSWYLLLASAVFCIGLFGVLTRRNALYFLMSVELMMNAANINFVAFALYYGDLTGQVFALFVIALAAAEVAIGIGIILVLYRNFGTTDVTVPAEMRW
- a CDS encoding NADH-quinone oxidoreductase subunit J, with translation MVEVTIAFGLFAAVTLAFALGVVLARDVFHAALLLGGALTSVAVHYVMLRAEFIAAMQILVYVGGVLILVTFAVMLTRSDSETEVSRA
- a CDS encoding NADH-quinone oxidoreductase subunit I, with product MIGLMKSMATTMKHALDGKTFTVEYPEDAPEVSPRFRGVHKFSQERCIWCRQCENVCPNDTIQIVQDDQRNGEQYNLHIGQCIYCRLCEEVCPVDAILLTQNFEFTADTKDDFVFNKEQLKNVPWYKEIDPLESRNPDRGAWIGEGDGEVDYQ
- a CDS encoding complex I subunit 1 family protein — encoded protein: MGAAPAQLFPEFIVDTLGLDSVIGEVAASLVAAFVVGNIILAFTGIAGPWAKRKITAAFTDRIAVDRIGPYGLLIIPAAAVQLLAKELIIPEGVDRPSWDIAPIILPASALLGFSVIPMGHIGPINLHLADPEVGFALVFAFASIASVSLVMAGYASNNKYSLLGGLRAVAQNLAYEIPLIVTAMSAVIFAGTLQMSGIVGAQTEALVTIGGVAIPSWYAFVNPFAFVLFLTANMAEIGRNPFDIPEAPTEIVGGYQTEYSSAYFVLFYLGEFVHIFLGGAILAVTFLGGASGPGPESIGFIWFVVKIWGFFLFTQWARAAIPRVRIDQLIEIGWKGMLVLSFANLVLTAVIVGVIA
- a CDS encoding NADH-quinone oxidoreductase subunit D; protein product: MSLERPDTTDDAAVERTPDELEALLGDLVVARDDHLNAPGFVIRPDTVQETLSTLKQQAGYDHLSVVSAQEYENRYESIYHLKKYDDPTQEVSVVVPADKDNPVSETAEPVFRTADWHEREAYDLIGVEYEGHPDLRRILLPETWQGHPLSMDYDKDRPQIATLPEHANPLEDHHRDEKSDTMFLNIGPHHPATHGVLHLKTVLDGEQVVDVEPDIGYLHRSEEQMAQSGTYRHQIMPYPDRWDYISAGLLNEWAYARAAEDLADIEVPEYAQVIRTMGAEMCRIAAHMLALATFALDINGDFTATFMYAINDRERVQNLLEDLTGQRLMFNYFRLGGVVWDLPEDREAFFSDTRDFLDQLPESIEEYHNLITSNEIFQMRTIDTGVLPPEVAKNYGATGPVGRGSGVDYDLRRDDPYGYYDELDWDVVTEDGCDNFSRLLVRMREVEESAKIIGQCVDLLEDWPEDERNIQANVPRTLRPDDDTEIYRAVEGAKGELGIYIRADGTDKPARFKIRSPCFSNLQTLPEMANGEYIPDVIAALGSLDVVLGEVDR
- a CDS encoding NADH-quinone oxidoreductase subunit B, whose product is MSSDQPFITDESQVVTETRDARMTGQGDRFNSRLREAFGSSPFILTKFDKFLNWCRGSSMFMLQFGIACCSIEMMHTYAVKHDLDRFGSGVPRASPRQADVMIVPGTIVSKFAPRMKRVYDQMPEPKFVVGMGSCTISGGPFQEGYNVIKGAEEVIPIDIHVPGCPPRPEALVYGVVKLQERVANGEAAPVTVKPYELQEFSDLERDELVDKLTDQIGEDELVMRYNFADSP
- a CDS encoding NADH-quinone oxidoreductase subunit A; the encoded protein is MSDWIAIGALAVVGLLIPIAMMTVSALLRPSVPETGKSTTYESGETPTGGTRIRFNIQYYMVALLFVVFDIETVLLFPWAVIYRPAVQAGVPMTDLLWPMLAFVGILAVGLVWAWRSGAISWARSPRATSRKTTEELN
- the purE gene encoding 5-(carboxyamino)imidazole ribonucleotide mutase, giving the protein MTTVDDLIDRLESEAESDADPEMTPDVGIIMGSDSDLPVMEDAYDALDDLAFAEQTDFDDAPDARFTYESYVVSAHRTPELMYAYGETATDRGLNVIIAGAGGKSADLPNMTASIAYPVPVIGVPVQEKSVDSVIGMPTGAPIVAVDAGKSYNAALSAAQVLGREHETVAERLVDLHENQKAGVADVSADLHDLGVDEFRDR
- a CDS encoding NUDIX hydrolase, yielding MVDADVPRERQTLRLPTDRIDALRRWAEEGTATAAAARVRDSDGRIALVRNAWSDGWLPPGGAVEPGESLSAAAEREVSEETGLDATIGGSLVVVEQTYVDAASDAVAFEADYVVFTGSADGTIPNADTLGAAADEIRAARWFDAVPNDLHDGDLLRPYL
- a CDS encoding 5-(carboxyamino)imidazole ribonucleotide synthase, coding for MSTTLPGPTLGVVGGGQLGRMMAEAAAPLGVDLVVLDPTPDCPAAPVASDQIVGDFDDADAIHELASRVDALTFEIELADPTVLAAASEEHGVPVHPDPATLETIQDKLVQKEALADAGIPVPEFVAVATAEGLERVVEEFDGVMLKAREGGYDGRGNVPVDDPADAADALAEVGGNAMAEEFLDFEREIAVMGLKGADGETRTYPVTETVHREEILRESVSPARADDAVVAEAESVARDVLDVLDGRGVYGIELFETREGDVSVNEIAPRPHNSGHWTIEGARTSQFENHVRAVLGRPLGPTDLVAPAVTANVLGDVHETRPATLRGVESVLDAPDAALHWYGKDDVYPLRKMGHLTVTDGDFDPDGVSLDERDALLDRARELRDGLTFRTD